The DNA sequence CGAGTGGTGCCGCGTGACGTCAGTGTGGTGGGCTTCGACGACATCGCCGAGGCCGGGTCGTTCATCCCGCCGCTGACCACCGTCCACCAGGACTTCGCCGAGGTCGGGCGGCGCTGCGTGGAGGCGGTGCTGCATCAGGTCCGGACCGGCACCGCGCAGACCGGCACCACCCTGGTGCCGACCCGCCTGGTGGTCCGGGCCAGTACCGCCGCCCCGCCGACGGCACGCTGACCCAGCAGTGCCGACGGCACGCTGACCGGATCCCACGGCCGGTCAGTGCGCCGTCGGCACCGCCCGTACCGAGACCCCCCGGGGCGGCAGCGTCTCGGCCGGCCCGACCAGCGGTACGCCCGCAACGTCGGCCAACGACACCGGCTCGTCGGTCCGGTTGATCAGGAACCAGTGCTCGCCCCGGACGGCCAACTCGACCCGGCCCCGCAGCCGCTCCGGCAGGTCGCTGGTCACCCCGGCCGCCGTCGCGAAGCTGGCCAGCACACCGGCCAGATCGGACACTCCGAGCCGGGTGGAGACGTAGCCGGCGGAACCGGCACCGACCGTACGGCGGGTGACCGCCGGCCGGCCGGCGTACTCGCCGGTGCGGTAGGACGCCAGCACCTCGACCTGCGGATCGGTCACCGTGACACGGTCGGTCCACAGCTGGCCGGTCGCGCCGGTGTCCAGCAGCACCTGGGCGCCGTCGGGCAGCGGGCCGAACTCCTCGATCCGCAGGCCGAGCAGATCCCGCAGCGCCCCCGGGTAGCCGCCGAGCCAGATGTGGTCGTGCTCGTCGACGATCCCGGAGAAGTAGGTGGTCACCAGGTGGCCGCCGGCGGTGACGTGCTCCCTCAGCCGGCCGGCGAGCGCCGCCGGCACCAGATGCAGGATCGGGGCGACCACCAGGCGATACCCGGAGAGGTCGGCGGCGACCGGCAGCACGTCGGCCCGGATGCCGAGGGCGAGGAACGCCGAGTACCAGTCGAGCGCCTCCTGCTTGTAGCGCAGCCGCGACGTCGGATGGGAGTCCTGCTCGCAGGCCCACCAAGACTCCCAGTCGAACAGGATCGCCGCCGGTGCCGGCGTGCGCGGGCTGCCGGCGACACCGGCCAGGTCGGACAGCGTACGGCCGAGCGCGGCGACCGAATGGAACAGGTCGCTGTCGGCCCCGGCGTGCGGCAGCATCGCCGAGTGGTACTTCTCGGCGCCGGCCGCCGACTGGCGCCACTGGAAGAAGCAGACCGCGTCGGCGCCGTGCGCCACGTGCGTCAACGAGTCGCGGGCCAATTCCCCGGCACGTTTGGGCAGGTTGACCGGCTGCCAGTTGACGGCGCTGGTGGAGTGCTCCATCAGGAACCAGGGTCGCCCGCCGGCCAGGTTGCCGGTCAGGTTCGCCGAGAAGGACAGTTCGTCGAGGGCCTGCGGTCCGGGGTGCACGTAGTGGTCGTTGGCGACGAAGTCGACCTCACTCGCCCAGTCGGCGTAGTTCATCCCGGACGACTCCCCCATCACCATGAAGTTGGTGGTGACCGGTACGTCCGGGGTGACCTCGCGCAGCAGGTCGCGTTCGGCGCGCAGATGCGCGCGCAGCGCGTCGGAGGAGAACCGCTTGAAGTCCAGCTGCTGGGTCGGGTTCGGGTAGGAGGCGGCCTGCCGGGGCGGCAGGATCTGGGCGAAGTCGGTGTACCGCTGCGACCAGAACGCCGTACCCCAGGCGTGGTTGAGCGTGTCGATGTCGCCGTAGCGGTCCCGCAGCCAGGCGCGGAACGCGGCGGCGGCGTCGTCGGAGAAGTCGTAGACGTTGTGGCAGCCGAGTTCGTTGGAGACGTGCCAGGCGGCCAACGCCGGATGGTCCCGGTAGCGCTCGGCGATCGCCCGGACCAGACGCAACGCGTACGCCCGGAAGATCGGTGAGGTGGGCCGCCAGTGTTGCCGGGCGCCGGGCCAGACGGTGGCGCCGCGCCGGTCGACCGGCAGGATCTGCGGGTGCGCGGCGGTCAGCCACGGCGGCGGCGAAGCGGTCGCGGTGGCCAGGTCGACGGCGATCCCGTTGGCGTGCAGCAGGTCCATCACGTCGTCGAGCCAGGCGAAGTCGAACTCGTCCGGGCCGGGCTGCAGCCGCGCCCAGGAGAAGATGGCCAGCGAGACGATGTTC is a window from the Solwaraspora sp. WMMD792 genome containing:
- a CDS encoding beta-galactosidase, which encodes MAFGGDYRWLRWPGNGGPRIGYGADYNPEQWPRSVWDDDVAAMRAAGVNIVSLAIFSWARLQPGPDEFDFAWLDDVMDLLHANGIAVDLATATASPPPWLTAAHPQILPVDRRGATVWPGARQHWRPTSPIFRAYALRLVRAIAERYRDHPALAAWHVSNELGCHNVYDFSDDAAAAFRAWLRDRYGDIDTLNHAWGTAFWSQRYTDFAQILPPRQAASYPNPTQQLDFKRFSSDALRAHLRAERDLLREVTPDVPVTTNFMVMGESSGMNYADWASEVDFVANDHYVHPGPQALDELSFSANLTGNLAGGRPWFLMEHSTSAVNWQPVNLPKRAGELARDSLTHVAHGADAVCFFQWRQSAAGAEKYHSAMLPHAGADSDLFHSVAALGRTLSDLAGVAGSPRTPAPAAILFDWESWWACEQDSHPTSRLRYKQEALDWYSAFLALGIRADVLPVAADLSGYRLVVAPILHLVPAALAGRLREHVTAGGHLVTTYFSGIVDEHDHIWLGGYPGALRDLLGLRIEEFGPLPDGAQVLLDTGATGQLWTDRVTVTDPQVEVLASYRTGEYAGRPAVTRRTVGAGSAGYVSTRLGVSDLAGVLASFATAAGVTSDLPERLRGRVELAVRGEHWFLINRTDEPVSLADVAGVPLVGPAETLPPRGVSVRAVPTAH